A window of Chitinophaga sp. MM2321 contains these coding sequences:
- the tsf gene encoding translation elongation factor Ts produces MATITAADVNKLRQQTGAGMMDCRKALVESDGDFEKAVDYLRKKGQKVAALRSDRETKEGVIIAKTAADGKSGVIVGLGCETDFVAKNEDFVKFALSIADLALNNGIRSAEELNAAHLDGASVADKVNDQVAKIGEKITLNKFEFVEAGGVTAYIHGNYRMGVLVAFSTPVSAEVGKDIAMQIAAMNPIAVDAESVPAELIAREKEIAVEQVKAEGKPAEMAEKIAAGKINKFFKESTLLQQAFVKDNNKSVADYLKSVDADLKVISFKRIALG; encoded by the coding sequence ATGGCAACAATTACGGCAGCTGATGTGAACAAACTGCGTCAGCAAACTGGTGCTGGAATGATGGATTGCAGAAAGGCACTGGTAGAAAGTGACGGTGATTTTGAAAAAGCAGTTGATTACCTGCGTAAGAAAGGTCAGAAAGTAGCTGCGCTGCGTTCCGACCGTGAAACCAAAGAAGGCGTTATCATCGCTAAAACAGCAGCAGATGGTAAATCCGGCGTTATCGTAGGTCTGGGTTGTGAAACTGATTTCGTTGCTAAGAACGAAGATTTCGTAAAATTTGCATTATCTATTGCTGACCTGGCCCTGAACAATGGTATCAGATCTGCTGAAGAGCTGAATGCAGCTCACCTCGATGGCGCTTCCGTTGCTGATAAAGTAAACGATCAGGTAGCTAAAATAGGTGAGAAGATCACGCTGAATAAATTCGAATTTGTTGAAGCAGGTGGTGTTACTGCATACATCCACGGTAATTACCGTATGGGCGTACTCGTTGCATTCTCTACACCTGTTTCTGCAGAAGTAGGAAAAGATATCGCTATGCAGATCGCAGCTATGAACCCTATCGCAGTTGATGCGGAAAGCGTTCCGGCTGAACTGATTGCCCGCGAAAAAGAAATTGCTGTTGAACAAGTGAAAGCTGAAGGCAAACCTGCTGAAATGGCGGAGAAAATTGCTGCCGGCAAAATCAATAAATTCTTTAAAGAAAGCACCCTGCTGCAACAGGCATTTGTAAAGGATAATAATAAGTCCGTAGCAGATTACCTGAAATCAGTAGATGCTGACCTGAAGGTGATCAGCTTCAAACGAATCGCTTTAGGTTAA
- the rpsB gene encoding 30S ribosomal protein S2 gives MENNTSLQQQLLEAGVHFGHLKKKWNPKMLPYIFAEKKGIHIIDLNKTVEGLQEAAAALKSIAKSGKKIMFVATKKQAKEIVADAARNINMPFVTERWLGGMLTNFSTIRKSVKKMQSIEKMLQDGTFDNITKKERLTLSRDKEKMEKVLGGIAQLARVPAALFMVDISHEHIALAEAKRLGISTFGMVDTNSDPSRVDFAIPANDDATKSIAIITSYICAAIAEGLSERATEKSEDVEEEEESDDKARKFEVEGGEDRERGRKPGGQGGRGPGGPGGANRGAGGGANRGAGGGPNRGGGGPNRGGGAGGGQRRPSSAGSGPRKPGGGR, from the coding sequence ATGGAAAATAATACCTCATTGCAGCAGCAGTTACTGGAGGCAGGTGTTCACTTCGGTCACCTGAAGAAGAAATGGAACCCCAAAATGCTGCCTTATATTTTCGCAGAAAAGAAAGGTATTCATATCATCGATCTGAACAAAACCGTTGAAGGTTTACAGGAAGCAGCAGCTGCCCTGAAATCTATCGCTAAAAGCGGAAAGAAGATCATGTTCGTTGCAACTAAAAAGCAAGCGAAAGAAATAGTAGCAGACGCTGCGCGTAACATCAACATGCCTTTCGTTACTGAAAGATGGTTAGGTGGTATGCTCACCAACTTCTCTACTATCCGTAAGAGTGTGAAGAAAATGCAGAGCATTGAAAAAATGCTGCAGGATGGAACATTCGACAACATCACTAAAAAAGAACGTCTTACTTTAAGCCGCGATAAAGAGAAAATGGAGAAAGTGCTGGGTGGTATAGCCCAACTGGCACGTGTTCCTGCTGCGCTGTTCATGGTTGATATCAGCCACGAGCACATTGCACTGGCAGAAGCAAAACGTCTTGGTATCTCTACTTTCGGTATGGTAGATACTAACTCTGATCCAAGTAGAGTTGATTTCGCAATTCCTGCGAATGATGACGCTACTAAATCTATCGCAATCATCACCAGCTATATCTGCGCAGCAATCGCAGAAGGTCTGTCTGAAAGAGCTACAGAGAAATCTGAAGATGTAGAGGAAGAAGAAGAATCAGACGACAAGGCACGCAAATTTGAAGTTGAAGGTGGCGAAGACCGCGAAAGAGGTCGTAAACCAGGTGGTCAGGGCGGAAGAGGCCCGGGCGGTCCTGGTGGCGCTAACCGTGGTGCTGGCGGCGGTGCTAACCGTGGCGCAGGTGGTGGTCCTAACCGCGGTGGCGGTGGTCCTAACCGTGGCGGTGGTGCTGGTGGCGGACAACGTCGTCCATCCAGTGCTGGCAGTGGTCCTAGAAAACCAGGCGGCGGCAGATAG
- the rpsI gene encoding 30S ribosomal protein S9 yields MEKQKNTIGRRKEAVARVYINKGTGNITVNDKDYKNYFSLIYLQNQVELPFKTIEALDKFDVKVNAQGGGIKGQAEAIKLGIARALCEVNIEFRPALKAAGLLKRDPRGVERKKPGKAKARRSFQFSKR; encoded by the coding sequence ATGGAAAAGCAAAAAAATACAATAGGTCGTCGTAAGGAAGCTGTTGCCCGTGTTTATATTAACAAGGGTACCGGTAACATTACAGTTAACGACAAAGATTATAAAAACTACTTTTCTCTGATTTACCTGCAAAACCAGGTGGAATTGCCTTTCAAAACTATCGAAGCACTTGATAAATTTGATGTAAAGGTAAATGCACAAGGTGGTGGTATCAAAGGACAGGCAGAAGCGATAAAATTGGGTATCGCCCGCGCACTGTGCGAAGTGAACATTGAGTTCCGTCCCGCACTGAAAGCCGCAGGTCTTCTGAAACGTGACCCAAGAGGTGTAGAACGTAAGAAACCAGGTAAAGCTAAAGCGAGAAGAAGCTTCCAGTTCTCTAAACGCTAA
- the rplM gene encoding 50S ribosomal protein L13, giving the protein MNTLSFRTKSANDAYVKRDWHIVDATNLTLGRVCAKMAAILRGKNKPYYTPHTDCGDYIIVINAEKISLTGNKMQEKEYMHYTGFPGGQRIELAKDLIRRRPEVLIEKAIKGMLPKNRLGRAMYKKLFVYAGSEHPHAAQKPQPLTF; this is encoded by the coding sequence ATGAATACATTAAGTTTTAGAACTAAATCGGCTAACGACGCTTACGTAAAGCGTGACTGGCATATAGTAGATGCTACCAACCTGACTCTCGGAAGAGTATGTGCTAAGATGGCGGCTATCCTGAGAGGTAAAAACAAACCTTACTATACGCCTCATACTGATTGTGGTGATTATATCATCGTAATCAATGCAGAAAAGATTTCTTTGACTGGCAACAAAATGCAGGAAAAGGAATACATGCACTACACTGGTTTTCCAGGTGGTCAGAGAATCGAGTTGGCTAAGGATCTGATCCGTCGCCGTCCTGAGGTATTGATCGAAAAGGCTATCAAGGGTATGTTACCTAAGAATCGCCTGGGTCGTGCGATGTACAAAAAACTGTTTGTATATGCTGGCTCTGAACATCCTCATGCAGCACAGAAACCACAACCATTAACATTCTAA
- a CDS encoding RagB/SusD family nutrient uptake outer membrane protein — protein MKITQYIIHASLACLLVVAYGCNKKLDVLPTQQITPDQITTSEDVKAVLFGSYNSLQHFNTFGERNLLISDLLGGDDELDWVGTFANYKAIFMKTQDRTSSIAEGMWGRSYIVIAGVNTVLEKIQLVDTSEQKGIAAEAKFIRGITYFELVNFFGQPYSAGNAATSDAVPIVLDPVTVYDPQKDKKARDKVAAVYDQVIKDLTEAAADLPESNESGRASKYSALAFLARVYMNQGKYPEAAAAANDVVTNGGFGLAGTFDKAFNNISNSSEDVFAIQQSKQSNAGTSNNGMATFYAAKPTGRGDVQVLSSFLDLYDDGDARKSFVYDGTSISGIDGTYTTKWRDQYKAVPVIRLAEMLLTRAEANFRAGGAPVGGVTPLDDVNEVRARSNAAPLGVLTANDIVDERFRELAFEGDRLWTIKRLKMKVGSLDYNAPLLVLPVPQSERDVNPDLTQNEGY, from the coding sequence ATGAAAATCACACAATATATCATCCATGCTTCGCTGGCCTGCCTGCTGGTTGTCGCATACGGATGTAACAAGAAACTGGATGTATTGCCTACGCAGCAGATCACGCCGGATCAGATTACTACCAGTGAAGATGTGAAAGCGGTATTGTTTGGCAGTTATAATTCCCTGCAGCATTTTAATACATTCGGAGAGCGTAATCTCCTGATATCAGATTTGTTAGGAGGCGATGATGAGCTGGATTGGGTAGGTACTTTTGCCAATTATAAAGCCATCTTTATGAAGACGCAGGACCGGACCTCTTCCATTGCAGAAGGTATGTGGGGCCGTTCTTATATTGTAATTGCCGGGGTGAATACGGTATTGGAAAAGATTCAGCTGGTGGATACCAGTGAGCAGAAAGGCATTGCGGCAGAGGCCAAATTTATCCGGGGCATTACTTATTTCGAACTGGTGAATTTCTTCGGGCAGCCCTATTCAGCCGGCAATGCCGCGACCAGTGATGCAGTGCCTATTGTACTGGATCCTGTAACCGTGTATGATCCGCAGAAGGATAAAAAAGCACGGGACAAGGTAGCAGCGGTATACGACCAGGTGATTAAAGATCTGACAGAAGCAGCCGCTGATTTGCCGGAGTCAAACGAGTCCGGCCGTGCCAGCAAATATTCGGCGTTGGCGTTCCTGGCGCGTGTATATATGAACCAGGGTAAATATCCGGAAGCGGCAGCCGCTGCCAATGATGTGGTTACAAACGGCGGTTTTGGGCTGGCGGGTACTTTTGATAAGGCCTTTAATAATATCAGCAATTCATCTGAGGATGTTTTCGCTATTCAGCAGAGTAAACAAAGTAATGCCGGTACCTCCAACAATGGGATGGCTACTTTTTATGCAGCAAAGCCAACGGGTAGGGGAGATGTACAGGTGCTGTCATCCTTCCTGGATCTGTACGATGATGGAGATGCCCGCAAGAGTTTTGTATATGATGGTACCAGTATATCGGGTATTGATGGTACTTATACCACCAAGTGGCGGGATCAGTATAAAGCGGTGCCGGTAATAAGACTGGCGGAAATGCTGCTGACCCGTGCAGAAGCCAATTTCCGGGCGGGTGGAGCGCCGGTAGGGGGCGTAACGCCGCTGGATGATGTAAATGAGGTGCGTGCCCGTTCCAATGCGGCGCCACTGGGCGTATTAACTGCCAATGATATTGTTGATGAGCGTTTTAGGGAACTGGCATTTGAGGGCGACCGGTTATGGACGATCAAGCGTTTGAAGATGAAGGTGGGTAGCCTGGATTATAATGCGCCGTTGTTGGTATTGCCGGTGCCGCAGTCTGAAAGGGATGTAAATCCTGATCTGACGCAGAATGAAGGGTATTAG
- a CDS encoding TonB-dependent receptor translates to MFSFAQSKQITGKVTDAKDGNPLPGVTVRVKGTASGTITSADGSFKLAVNKNVNALVFSFIGYSDQEISIAGKSDISVSLSTGNKDISEVVVVGYGTQLKREVTGSISKINAKEIEDIPVASFESAIQGKAAGVVIESGSGKVGQGIKVRIRGTSSISASSQPLYIIDGMPVETSLQSDVNNEITNPLVDINPNDIESVEILKDAAATAIYGARASNGVVLVTTKKGKLNQKTVFSLDVNTGWSTPTKKRGFLNAKQYVDLIEEAAVNDGRIDFANHDTPSYTTEEEAIADYKKSYEGILDDYSLGTDWRNQAVNTNWENEVYRKSAKTDQINLSATGGNEKTRFFISGFYNAQDAIVINNKFTRYGARLSLDHAATDKLSVGINLSINRSQLDRITDDNSFSTPGQLVAQIPISPLIDPETGKLNNRTLYDNGLFDALYDSDKQITFRTLGNAYANYNFLPWLSFRSEVGTDILNMNEDYFKSKLSQDGQGIGKGQSITAQSVTLNTNNFFTIAPVLGNDHKLSMVLGMSYLQNDNRNSSIQGEGYPSDAVKNLSGATSITTGSSQNFRYTFLSYFFRGNYAYKEKYLASFSVRADGSSRFGPNNRYGVFPAGSLGWMISNEDFMKESRVISMLKLRASAGLTGNAEIGENKFLSLYSITNYPDLPGFQPFQLGNPDLKWEKTFQTDAGLEFGFLDNRISGEVDVYKKKTTDLLLDVNIPLSTGYGIITRNLGKMENKGIEFSLTTRNLEGDFKWSTIFNIGFNKNKITSLDGQVIKSGVQQAVEGEAIGSFYLPKFLGADPETGDALFQDSLGKSTTAFSRAPNMVVGNSNPDFTGGFTNNFSYKGFDLSVFFTFVHGNSIFNQAGIYQTTGFSNGLDNQTLDIMNRWQKKGDITNVPRVSLSYPTGYQATSRYIYDGSYMRLKNVTLGYNLPKKIVSALKIQGAKLYVAGYNLWTKTHYMSDPEVNTAPLGTDTNSSKNIAGGVDFYTIPQAKTYTVGLNIRF, encoded by the coding sequence ATGTTTTCCTTTGCCCAATCCAAACAAATTACAGGAAAGGTTACAGACGCCAAAGACGGGAATCCCTTGCCCGGTGTAACTGTTAGAGTAAAAGGAACCGCATCCGGCACCATCACCAGTGCGGACGGGTCCTTTAAATTAGCCGTAAATAAAAATGTAAATGCCCTTGTTTTTTCATTTATCGGCTATTCCGACCAGGAAATATCTATCGCTGGTAAAAGTGATATATCCGTATCACTAAGCACCGGTAATAAAGATATTTCGGAAGTAGTGGTCGTGGGTTATGGTACGCAGCTCAAGCGGGAAGTAACCGGTTCCATCTCAAAAATCAACGCCAAAGAAATTGAAGATATCCCGGTAGCCAGCTTTGAATCCGCTATCCAGGGTAAAGCAGCCGGTGTGGTCATTGAATCCGGCAGTGGTAAAGTAGGCCAGGGAATCAAGGTGAGGATCCGCGGTACCTCGTCTATTTCGGCCAGCAGCCAGCCTTTATACATCATTGATGGAATGCCGGTTGAAACCAGCCTGCAGTCAGATGTTAACAATGAAATCACCAACCCGCTGGTAGATATTAATCCGAACGACATTGAATCTGTAGAAATATTGAAAGATGCTGCTGCTACAGCTATCTACGGTGCCCGTGCCTCCAATGGCGTGGTACTGGTAACCACCAAAAAAGGGAAGCTCAATCAGAAAACTGTTTTTAGCCTGGATGTAAATACCGGCTGGTCTACCCCTACTAAAAAACGCGGTTTCCTCAACGCCAAACAATATGTAGACCTGATTGAAGAAGCTGCCGTAAATGATGGAAGGATAGATTTTGCCAACCACGATACACCCAGCTATACCACAGAAGAAGAAGCGATCGCAGATTACAAAAAATCATACGAGGGTATACTGGATGATTACTCACTCGGTACCGACTGGCGTAACCAGGCGGTAAACACCAACTGGGAAAATGAAGTATACCGCAAGTCTGCCAAAACAGATCAGATCAACCTGTCAGCCACCGGCGGTAATGAAAAAACAAGGTTCTTTATCTCCGGATTTTACAACGCACAGGATGCCATCGTCATCAACAATAAATTTACCCGCTATGGCGCCCGCCTGAGCCTGGACCATGCGGCCACCGATAAATTATCAGTGGGCATTAACCTGAGCATAAACCGCTCACAACTGGATCGTATCACCGATGATAATTCATTTTCCACCCCCGGACAGTTGGTTGCACAGATTCCAATTTCGCCGTTGATTGATCCGGAAACCGGAAAATTAAATAACCGAACGCTGTATGACAATGGTCTTTTTGATGCACTTTACGACAGCGATAAACAGATAACTTTCCGTACACTGGGAAATGCTTACGCAAATTATAATTTCCTCCCCTGGTTAAGTTTCCGTTCGGAAGTAGGAACAGATATCCTCAATATGAATGAAGACTATTTTAAAAGTAAACTGTCGCAGGATGGCCAGGGTATTGGTAAAGGACAGTCTATCACTGCGCAGAGCGTTACACTTAATACGAACAACTTTTTTACGATAGCACCGGTGCTTGGTAACGATCATAAATTATCCATGGTATTGGGTATGAGCTATCTGCAAAATGATAACCGGAATTCAAGTATACAAGGAGAAGGATATCCTTCCGATGCGGTGAAAAACCTGTCGGGCGCCACCTCTATTACAACAGGCTCCTCACAGAATTTCAGGTATACTTTCCTGTCTTATTTCTTCAGAGGCAACTATGCCTACAAGGAAAAATACCTGGCCAGTTTCAGTGTAAGAGCGGATGGTTCCTCCCGCTTCGGACCCAATAACAGGTATGGGGTATTTCCCGCAGGATCATTGGGCTGGATGATTTCCAATGAAGATTTCATGAAAGAGTCTCGTGTAATCAGCATGTTGAAACTGAGGGCCAGCGCAGGTTTGACAGGTAACGCAGAAATAGGTGAGAATAAATTTTTATCGCTTTATAGTATTACCAATTATCCTGACCTGCCAGGTTTCCAACCATTCCAGCTGGGTAACCCCGATCTGAAATGGGAAAAAACTTTTCAGACAGATGCCGGTCTGGAATTTGGGTTCCTCGATAACCGGATCTCCGGTGAAGTAGATGTATACAAAAAGAAAACAACAGACCTGTTGCTGGATGTAAACATTCCGCTTTCTACCGGTTATGGTATCATTACGCGCAACCTGGGAAAGATGGAAAATAAAGGAATAGAATTTTCACTGACAACCCGTAACCTCGAAGGTGATTTTAAATGGTCAACAATCTTCAACATAGGGTTTAATAAAAACAAAATTACGAGCCTCGACGGACAGGTAATTAAAAGTGGCGTACAACAGGCCGTAGAAGGAGAAGCCATCGGATCATTCTATCTGCCTAAATTCCTGGGTGCAGATCCCGAAACCGGCGATGCGCTTTTCCAGGATTCGCTGGGTAAGTCTACCACTGCTTTCAGCAGGGCGCCTAATATGGTAGTAGGTAATTCCAATCCTGATTTTACAGGTGGATTTACCAATAACTTTTCTTACAAAGGATTTGACCTGAGTGTATTCTTCACATTTGTACATGGCAACAGCATCTTCAACCAGGCCGGTATTTACCAGACCACTGGTTTTAGTAACGGCCTCGATAACCAGACGCTGGATATCATGAACAGGTGGCAGAAGAAGGGTGATATCACAAATGTGCCGCGCGTGAGCCTGAGTTATCCAACCGGCTACCAGGCTACTTCCCGCTACATCTATGATGGCTCTTATATGAGACTGAAAAATGTAACGCTGGGTTATAATCTTCCTAAAAAAATTGTTTCCGCATTAAAGATCCAGGGTGCCAAGCTCTATGTAGCCGGGTATAATTTATGGACTAAAACCCATTACATGAGTGATCCGGAAGTGAATACAGCGCCATTGGGAACCGATACCAATTCTTCCAAGAATATTGCCGGCGGTGTTGATTTCTATACTATACCACAGGCCAAAACATACACTGTGGGGCTGAATATCCGCTTCTGA
- a CDS encoding zinc metallopeptidase encodes MMTPGIMFVSLIFVGISMLVGYVLKQKFKAYSEIPTSSGLTGKQIAEKMLRDNYITDVQVVSSEGFLSDHYNPANRTVNLSPDVYAGANVAAAAVAAHECGHAVQHAAAYPWLGLRSKLVPAVQVSSSLVQWVLLGGILLINTFPQLLLGGIILFAITTVFALITLPVEFDASRRALAWLDNSQIMRPQEHDKAKNALWWAAMTYVVAALASLAALFQYILIYMGARNRNS; translated from the coding sequence ATGATGACACCAGGGATCATGTTTGTTTCGCTGATTTTTGTGGGGATCAGCATGCTGGTAGGCTACGTTTTGAAACAGAAATTCAAAGCCTACAGTGAAATACCGACCTCTTCCGGTCTGACCGGTAAGCAAATCGCTGAAAAGATGCTCCGGGACAACTATATCACGGATGTACAGGTAGTGTCGTCCGAAGGATTCTTGTCCGATCACTATAACCCGGCTAACAGGACCGTTAACCTGAGCCCGGATGTATATGCAGGCGCCAACGTGGCCGCTGCGGCTGTAGCCGCCCATGAATGCGGGCACGCGGTACAGCACGCTGCTGCCTACCCCTGGCTGGGACTCCGCTCCAAGCTGGTGCCGGCCGTTCAGGTCAGCTCCTCCCTCGTACAATGGGTGTTGTTAGGCGGTATCCTGCTGATAAACACCTTTCCGCAGCTATTGCTGGGGGGTATCATCCTTTTTGCCATCACGACCGTATTCGCGCTTATAACGCTACCGGTTGAGTTTGACGCTTCCCGGCGCGCACTCGCTTGGCTGGATAATAGCCAGATTATGCGGCCACAGGAGCATGATAAAGCCAAAAATGCCCTCTGGTGGGCTGCTATGACCTACGTGGTGGCAGCTCTCGCTTCCCTCGCTGCCCTGTTTCAGTATATCCTGATCTACATGGGAGCCAGGAATAGGAACAGTTAA
- the radA gene encoding DNA repair protein RadA, protein MSKIRTAFFCQQCGYESAKWNGKCPSCGEWNTFVEERVQKDIPSKHPDWKNEETTPARTHKIINLSEVTTTAEKRLLTPDNELNRVLGGGIVAGSLVLVGGEPGIGKSTLFLQNALQLKQIKTLYISGEESEQQIKMRADRIQNSNEQFYLLTETSTQTIFQEIKKLQPQLVIVDSIQTLHSPLIESAPGSVSQIRETAAELQRFAKESNTPVFLIGHITKDGSIAGPKVLEHMVDTVLQFEGDQHYAYRILRTIKNRFGSTAELGIYEMTGTGLRQVTNPSEILISQRDDLLSGVAISATMEGLRPLLVEVQALVTQSVYGTPQRTATGFDLRRLQLLLAVLEKRGGFHFGVKDVFLNIAGGIKVEDPAIDLAVLCALLSSYEDNALPNKMCFAGEVGLSGEIRAVNRIDQRIAEAEKLGFEKIFISRYNKKGIDFAKFNIEVVLVGRVEEVYQQLF, encoded by the coding sequence ATGAGTAAGATAAGAACTGCTTTTTTTTGTCAGCAATGTGGATATGAATCTGCAAAATGGAACGGCAAATGTCCGAGTTGTGGTGAATGGAACACTTTCGTAGAAGAAAGAGTTCAGAAAGACATTCCTTCCAAACACCCCGACTGGAAAAATGAAGAAACGACTCCCGCCCGCACCCATAAAATCATCAACCTTTCTGAAGTAACAACCACCGCAGAAAAAAGGTTGCTTACACCAGACAATGAATTGAACCGTGTCCTGGGAGGCGGTATAGTGGCGGGCTCGCTGGTACTCGTAGGCGGTGAGCCAGGCATAGGAAAGTCTACCCTCTTCCTGCAGAATGCCTTGCAACTGAAGCAGATCAAAACACTTTATATCAGTGGTGAAGAAAGTGAACAACAAATAAAAATGCGGGCAGACCGCATTCAAAATTCCAATGAACAGTTTTATCTGCTCACTGAAACATCTACACAAACAATTTTCCAGGAAATAAAAAAACTACAGCCACAACTGGTGATCGTAGATTCGATTCAAACATTACACTCACCATTAATTGAATCTGCTCCGGGAAGTGTTTCACAGATCCGCGAAACAGCTGCGGAATTACAACGGTTTGCCAAAGAAAGTAACACGCCCGTTTTCCTGATCGGCCACATTACGAAAGATGGCTCGATAGCCGGCCCAAAAGTGCTGGAACACATGGTGGACACGGTTTTACAGTTCGAAGGCGACCAACATTACGCTTATCGCATCCTCCGCACCATCAAAAACAGGTTTGGCTCTACCGCCGAATTGGGCATCTATGAGATGACCGGCACCGGATTAAGACAGGTTACCAACCCTTCAGAAATATTAATATCACAAAGAGATGACCTCCTCAGTGGCGTAGCCATTTCTGCTACCATGGAAGGTCTTCGCCCCTTGCTCGTAGAAGTACAGGCACTGGTAACACAGTCTGTATACGGCACACCGCAACGCACCGCTACCGGTTTCGACCTGCGCAGATTGCAGTTATTACTGGCTGTACTGGAAAAACGCGGCGGCTTCCACTTTGGTGTTAAAGATGTGTTCCTCAATATTGCCGGTGGTATAAAAGTGGAAGATCCTGCTATTGACCTGGCTGTTTTGTGCGCCCTGTTATCCTCTTATGAAGACAATGCGCTGCCCAACAAAATGTGTTTTGCCGGCGAAGTGGGCCTCAGTGGAGAGATCCGCGCTGTAAACCGGATCGATCAACGGATTGCAGAAGCGGAGAAACTGGGCTTTGAAAAAATATTCATCTCCCGGTACAATAAAAAGGGAATAGATTTCGCTAAATTCAATATCGAAGTAGTACTGGTAGGAAGAGTGGAAGAAGTGTATCAGCAATTATTCTGA
- a CDS encoding ComF family protein, with product MFTSLLSPLIHLFYPHCCEVCGIDLPAADELLCLHCHAALPVTQFHRYPANPVANIFRGRIQISHATAAYYYSQSSGLQQLIHHFKYKQRKDIATWLGKQTGYMLRESNWLSSIDYLVPVPLFPRKEKQRGYNQAALLANGIAHITSHPVLLQALRRQQYTGTQTRKGRVSRWQNVADVFKADRTLLTGRHVLLIDDVITTGATTEACSQALIEAGASVSVCCLAYAYS from the coding sequence ATGTTTACCAGTTTGTTATCCCCACTGATCCATTTATTCTATCCACATTGCTGTGAAGTATGTGGTATAGACCTGCCTGCGGCAGATGAACTCCTGTGTCTCCATTGTCACGCTGCTTTACCGGTCACACAATTCCACCGGTATCCGGCAAATCCGGTAGCAAATATTTTCCGGGGCCGTATACAAATAAGTCATGCAACAGCGGCTTATTATTATAGCCAGTCCTCCGGATTACAACAGCTCATACATCATTTTAAATATAAACAACGGAAAGACATTGCCACCTGGCTGGGCAAACAAACCGGCTATATGCTGCGGGAAAGCAACTGGCTGTCATCAATAGATTACCTGGTGCCGGTACCGCTTTTCCCGCGTAAGGAAAAACAGCGTGGCTATAACCAGGCTGCCCTGCTGGCTAACGGTATCGCACATATCACCAGTCACCCGGTGCTGTTACAGGCATTGCGCCGGCAACAATACACCGGCACCCAAACCCGGAAAGGAAGGGTTAGCAGATGGCAGAATGTGGCCGATGTTTTTAAGGCAGATCGCACCTTGCTCACCGGCCGGCATGTTTTGCTGATAGACGACGTGATCACTACCGGAGCCACCACGGAAGCCTGTAGCCAGGCCCTGATAGAGGCTGGCGCCAGCGTCAGTGTTTGTTGCCTGGCCTACGCCTACAGCTGA
- a CDS encoding glutathione peroxidase, with protein sequence MFKLAILSLVMFFAASHIYDFKVDAVDGGKIDFSQYKGKKILIVNTASLCGNTPQYEGLEKLYKKYQGKLVIIGFPANNFGSQEPGSNADIKAFCTKQYAVTFPMAAKISVKGADIHPIYKWLLAESKAKHFEPAEVTWNFQKYLLDEKGNLVAVFSPKTQPESPEVIAAIEK encoded by the coding sequence ATGTTTAAATTAGCCATCCTTTCACTCGTCATGTTTTTTGCAGCATCTCACATATATGATTTTAAAGTAGATGCCGTGGACGGAGGTAAGATCGATTTCTCCCAATACAAAGGGAAAAAGATTCTCATTGTAAATACCGCTTCCCTTTGTGGCAACACACCCCAATATGAGGGACTGGAGAAATTATACAAAAAATACCAGGGCAAGCTGGTTATCATAGGTTTCCCGGCCAACAATTTCGGGTCACAGGAACCAGGCAGTAATGCAGACATCAAAGCATTCTGCACCAAACAATACGCCGTTACTTTTCCAATGGCCGCAAAAATATCTGTAAAGGGTGCAGATATACACCCCATCTACAAATGGCTGTTGGCTGAAAGTAAAGCCAAGCATTTTGAACCAGCTGAAGTTACCTGGAATTTCCAGAAATACCTGTTGGACGAAAAGGGTAATCTCGTGGCAGTATTCTCTCCCAAAACTCAACCTGAGTCTCCGGAAGTAATTGCTGCTATCGAAAAATAA